Proteins encoded within one genomic window of Ranitomeya variabilis isolate aRanVar5 chromosome 4, aRanVar5.hap1, whole genome shotgun sequence:
- the LOC143768905 gene encoding microtubule-associated serine/threonine-protein kinase 3-like: protein MYIAETVLAVEYLHSYGVLHRDLKPENLLITSTGHIKVTDFGLSRIGLMRPTSDIYTALMKDITIEFCDDEMFGTAYYKAPEVLRMKGYGRPVDWWSVGIILHEFILGFVPFRGNSIFEVNERILRARFK, encoded by the exons ATGTACATTGCAGAAACGGTTCTCGCAGTGGAATACCTGCATAGCTATGGTGTGCTGCACAGAGACCTGAAGCCTGAGAA TCTGCTGATAACATCAACTGGACATATTAAAGTCACTGATTTTGGGCTTTCAAGAATAGGCCTCATGAGACCTACATCTGACATCTACACGGCTCTAATGAAGGACATCACCATAGAGTTCTGTGATGACGAG ATGTTTGGCACCGCTTATTACAAAGCCCCAGAAGTCCTACGTATGAAAGGCTATGGAAGACCAGTTGACTGGTGGTCAGTAGGAATCATCCTGCATGAATTTATTTTAGGATTTGTACCATTTCGTGGGAATTCTATATTTGAAGTCAATGAGAGAATTCTCAGGG CTCGCTTTAAATAA